One Actinomycetes bacterium genomic window, ATCTGCTCATCAGTGTTCCAGACTGGTCGCATCGTCCCCGACCCGACCCGACCCCGGAGGCTCCCGTGACCCTGGCCGACGACCGCCGCACGCTGGACACATTCCCGTCGCTGGACCCCGCGACCGGTGAGGAGATCGCCAGCTGGCCGGTGCACGACGAGCAGGCCGTGCGCGAGGCAGTGGACCGCGCCCGGGTGGCGGCCCAGTGGTGGGTCGACCTCGGCTACCGGGGCCGGGCCGAGCGGCTGCAGGAGTGGAAGGGGGTCGTGACCCGCCGGATGGCCCAGCTGGCCCAGCTGATGCACCGGGAGAACGGCAAGCCGGTCGACGACGCGATCCTGGAGATCATCATCGCGATCGACCACATCAACTGGGCGGCCAAGCACGCGCCCAGGGTGCTCGGCCCGCGCAAGGTCCGCCCAAGCCTGCTGTCGGCGAACCAGCAGGCCTGGCTGGAGTACCAGCCGCTCGGCGTGGTCGGGGTGATCGGGCCGTGGAACTACCCGGTGTTCACCCCGCTGGGGTCGATCACCTACGCGCTGGCGGCCGGCAACGCCGTCGTCTTCAAGCCGTCGGAGTACACCCCCGGGATCGGCGCCTGGCTGGTGGACGCGTTCACCCAGGTGGTGCCCGAGCAGCCGGTGCTGCAGCTGGTGACCGGCTTCGGGGCCACCGGGGCGGCCCTGTGCAGCTCCGGAGTGGCGAAGGTCGCCTTCACCGGCTCGACCGCGACCGGGCGCAAGGTGATGGCCGAGTGCGCCAAGACCCTCACGCCGGTGCTCATCGAGTGCGGCGGCAAGGACGCCCTCATCGTGGACGCCGACGCCGACCTCGACGCCGCCGCGGACGCTGCAGCCTGGGGCGGGATGTCCAACGCCGGGCAGACCTGCGTGGGCATCGAGCGGGTGTACGTCGCGGACGCCGTCTACGACTCGTTCGTCGAGAAGCTGGTGCACAAGGTGCGGGACCTGCGCCCCGGCTCGGACGCCAGCGCGTCCTACGGGCCGATCACCATGCCGGCGCAGGTGGACATCATCCGGCGGCACATCGAGGACGCCATCGCCACCGGCGGCCGGGCGGTGGTCGGCGGGATCGAGTCGGTGCGGGCGCCCTACGTCGACCCCGTCGTCCTGCTCGACGTCCCCGAGGACTCCGCGGCCGTGACCGAGGAGACGTTCGGCCCGACCCTGTCGGTGACCCGGGTGCAGGACGCCGACGAGGGCGTGGACCGGGCCAACGCGTCGTCCTACGGCCTGGGCGCGGCCGTGTTCTCCAAGCGCCGGGGCATGGAGCTGGCCCGGCGGATCCGCTCGGGCATGACCTCGGTGAACGCGCCGCTGTCCTTCGCATTCGTGCCGGCGCTGCCGTTCGGCGGCATCGCCGACTCCGGGTTCGGCCGGATCCACGGAGCGGACGGGCTCAAGGAGTTCAGCCGGGCCAAGGCGATCACCCGCCAGCGGTTCGCGCTGCCGATGCCGCTCACGTCGTTCGACCGCACGCCCGAGTCAGTGGAGATGATCGTCAAGGTGGTCACCGCCCTCCACGGCAAGCGCCGCCGCCTCCGCCCCTGACTCCCACCCCCTTCGTATGAAGGGGGTCACGCGAGAGGGGGGTGGGCCAGGATCAGGTCGGCCGCCTTCTCGGCCAGCGCGATCGTCGGGGCGTTGGTGTTGCCCCGCGGCACCCTGGGCATGATCGAGGCGTCGACCACGCGCAGGCCGTCCACCCCGCGCACCCGGCACTCGAGATCGACCACCGAGTCGTCTCCCACGCCCATCGCGCAGGTGCCCACCGGGTGGTACAGCGTCGCGCTCCAGCGGCGCACGTGCTCGCGCAGGTCGTCGGGGCTGAACGCGTCCGGGCCCGGCAGGAGCTCCTGGTCCAGGAACGGCCCCAGCGGGCCCACGGCGGCGATCTCCCTGGCCATCCGGACCCCTGCCGTCAGCGCCTCGAGGTCCTCGTCCGCGGTGAGGTAGCCCGCGTCGATCGACGGTCGCCACCGAGGGTCCGCGGACGCCAGCCGCAGCCGTCCCGAGCTCGCCACGGACACCAGGGTCGGACCCACCGTGAAGCCCGGGCCAGGGGGCTCGCCGAGCCCGTGGTCGACGAACGCCGCGGCGGCCACGTGGAACTGGACGTCCGGAGCCGGCAGGTCGGCCCGGGTCCGCACGAAGGCGCAGGACTCGGCCACCGTGGAGGCGAACGGACCCCGCCTGGTGGCCTGCCAGCGCAGCAGCTGGCCCACCGTCTCGTGGTCGTGGAGCGAGGTGGTGCCCCGGGTCAGCCAGACGACCGGCGTCGCGAGGTGGTCCTGCAGGTTGCCGCCCACACCAGGCAGGTCCGACACCACCGGCAGCCCCAGCTCACGCAGGTGCGGAGCGGGCCCGATGCCCGAGAGCATGAGCAGTTGCGGGCTGTTTACCGCGCCGCCGGAGAGGATCACCTCCGCGTCGGCCTCCGCGCGGTGCTCCGCACCGTCGTGCAGCCAAGTCGCCGCGACCGCCCGGCCGCCCTCGACGACCACCCCGGTCGCCAGCGCGTCCGTCACCAGCGTCACCCCGCCCGTGGCCAGCGCCGGACGCAGGTAGGCGCTGGCCGCCGACCAGCGAGCCCCCCGCCGCTGGGTCGCCTGGAAGAAGCCGGCGCCGTCCTGGGTGGCCCCGTTGAAGTCGTCGTTGCGCGGCAGCCCGAAGGCGACCGCCGACTCCACGAACGCCCGGGTGAGGTCGTGGCGGTAGCGCAGGTCCTCGACCCGCAACGGGCCCCCGACCCCGTGGTAGGCCGAGGCCCCCCGCTCGTTGTCCTCAGCCCGCTTGAAGTACGGCAGCAGCTCGGAGTACCCCCAGCCGGCACAGCCCAGGTCGTCGCGCCAGGTGTCGTAGTCGAGCGCGTTCCCGCGGACGTAGAGCTGGGCGTTGATGGACGACGACCCGCCCGCCACCTTGCCGCGCGGCCAGTACAGCCGGCGCCCGAGCAGGTGCTTCTGCTCGACGGTGGTGTAGTCCCAGTCGACCTGCGTCTTGAACAGGTTCGGGAAGCCGGCCGGGATCTTGATCATGTCGATCCCGGCGTCGTCGCCCCCCGCCTCCAGCACGAGCACCGAGGCGCCGCTCTCGGCCAGCCGGTAGGCCAGCACGCACCCGGCGCTGCCCGCCCCGACGATCACGTAGTCGTAGGTCCGCCGCTCGTCCATCCCCGAAACGCTAGCCGGGGTGGCGCCGGTCGGCAGCCGGATCCGGACGTCGACTACGGTGCCCTGCGTGCGGCTCGTCATCGCCCGGTGCAGCGTCGACTACGTCGGCCGGCTCACCGCCCACCTGCCCAGCGCCACCCGGCTGCTGCTGGTCAAGGCGGACGGCTCGGTCTCCATCCACGCCGACGACCGCGCCTACAAGCCGCTTAACTGGATGAGCCCAC contains:
- a CDS encoding aldehyde dehydrogenase family protein; translated protein: MTLADDRRTLDTFPSLDPATGEEIASWPVHDEQAVREAVDRARVAAQWWVDLGYRGRAERLQEWKGVVTRRMAQLAQLMHRENGKPVDDAILEIIIAIDHINWAAKHAPRVLGPRKVRPSLLSANQQAWLEYQPLGVVGVIGPWNYPVFTPLGSITYALAAGNAVVFKPSEYTPGIGAWLVDAFTQVVPEQPVLQLVTGFGATGAALCSSGVAKVAFTGSTATGRKVMAECAKTLTPVLIECGGKDALIVDADADLDAAADAAAWGGMSNAGQTCVGIERVYVADAVYDSFVEKLVHKVRDLRPGSDASASYGPITMPAQVDIIRRHIEDAIATGGRAVVGGIESVRAPYVDPVVLLDVPEDSAAVTEETFGPTLSVTRVQDADEGVDRANASSYGLGAAVFSKRRGMELARRIRSGMTSVNAPLSFAFVPALPFGGIADSGFGRIHGADGLKEFSRAKAITRQRFALPMPLTSFDRTPESVEMIVKVVTALHGKRRRLRP
- a CDS encoding GMC family oxidoreductase N-terminal domain-containing protein, which gives rise to MDERRTYDYVIVGAGSAGCVLAYRLAESGASVLVLEAGGDDAGIDMIKIPAGFPNLFKTQVDWDYTTVEQKHLLGRRLYWPRGKVAGGSSSINAQLYVRGNALDYDTWRDDLGCAGWGYSELLPYFKRAEDNERGASAYHGVGGPLRVEDLRYRHDLTRAFVESAVAFGLPRNDDFNGATQDGAGFFQATQRRGARWSAASAYLRPALATGGVTLVTDALATGVVVEGGRAVAATWLHDGAEHRAEADAEVILSGGAVNSPQLLMLSGIGPAPHLRELGLPVVSDLPGVGGNLQDHLATPVVWLTRGTTSLHDHETVGQLLRWQATRRGPFASTVAESCAFVRTRADLPAPDVQFHVAAAAFVDHGLGEPPGPGFTVGPTLVSVASSGRLRLASADPRWRPSIDAGYLTADEDLEALTAGVRMAREIAAVGPLGPFLDQELLPGPDAFSPDDLREHVRRWSATLYHPVGTCAMGVGDDSVVDLECRVRGVDGLRVVDASIMPRVPRGNTNAPTIALAEKAADLILAHPPLA